ATAGCACTTATTATAAAGTATATATAATAATGTGTGTAAAGTTTATGAAGGGGTGCTCTGCAAAAATGATGTCATTATGCACAAAGGTATATCATTTTGCACTGAGGATATTGCTGGAGTTGTAATGACACGTGTTCCATGTTCATGCTTGTAAAtatcaaagatttttttaatggaattattctgatggaaaaaaaatctattttcctTCATAAACTGTGTTTTATTAGGTCACAATTGTATTATGATGGTCTGTGAATAGTGCTTATGGAGCTTCATCACATTGTCAGAGGATGACCCTGGCTGTgtgtttctgattggtcagccaGGGCTTGATTTATCTATGTAATCCTGCTGGCTGTCACTTATTCTTTTTCTCTGAATGGCATATATCTCATTTCTTAGCAAAACATCTCCAAACCCTAACTTAAGAGACTCGGAGCAAATGACATTAAAGTAGACTCTGTTCATCATTTAGGCCTCCTTCATGTGATTAGCTGCTATGTGTCGGTGCCCGCCCGgcggcagctgctgctgtgctccAGATGCGGGACCTCACTGTGTCTCCCTTTCCTTTAGGGGAGCAGGCAGAGGAGAGCCGAGCCGGAGAGGCCACAGGGGGGCCGGGGGCCACCGGGTCCCTCTGTCCTCTCCCCAAGGGAGACATCGGCAGGGTCCCTGTCTGGAGCACGGTGGAGACATTAGCCAAATGTTATTACCCCGAGCTTGCCCACCTGCGAGACGGCAATGGCCTTCTAGCAGACTATCCTTTTCCAAAGGGTGCTTGCCCAGGTGAGtcacccccccctcctccctaCCAGTAGATAATTTTTGAGAGCAACCCTTGTGTTCTACCTAAAAGTAAAAACTGACTTTGAAAATGTAATATGCATCAGTCTTCGTTactttttcctctgtctgtctgcagaaaTCAGTGTGCTGTTCAGAAATTGAAAATGTGGCAGGGGAAGTGTTGTGATCACATTTATCATCTTCAGTTGGCAGCTTCTGGGCCTTCTCCCCAAACACactagcttttatttattttttttttagtttaaaccACATGCACAATAATTTTATCTAACAAAGGAACGGAAAATTGTGTTTATGAATGTGTACAAGCAGATTCTCAGGGGAAATAAGCTAATAACTCGAAAGGACAGATTTTTagaaataaccaattatgcatgGACATTCATTTGAAACCTTTATaattttacaaatttaaaaaccTCATCGCTCAAATAAATCCTCCTTTTCCTCCCCTTTTTCAGCCGCTCTCTCGCCCTTCTCTGTGACCCGTCGAATCGGCCATCCGTACCAGAACCGCACGCCGCCCAAGAGGAAAAAGCCTCGCACCTCCTTCAGCCGGGTGCAGATCTGTGAGCTGGAGAAACGTTTTCACCGACAGAAGTACCTGGCTTCGGCCGAGCGTGCCACCCTGGCCAAGGCGCTGAAGATGACAGACGCACAAGTAAAGACCTGGTTTCAAAACAGGCGGACAAAATGGCGGTAAGATTCCAGCATGGTGTTACTGGATGCTAAAGCAGCATAACTCTTAGCAGCACATGCCATttcctgctctttttttctATCCCACAGTATACTCAAGCAAAACAAATGGGCCTTGGTGGGTTTCTTGAAAGCTTTTTGACTTAATGAGGATATGATATTCACTCAAAATTACAAATCTAGATAATGCTGAACGTGTCTCTGTTTCACGTCCAGAAACGCTTACCAGCGTCTCACTTTGAAGACAAGTGAAATGGCCCACAGCTGAAGCACTGAATGAGTTGTACAACACAACACCTATTTTGCTTAGCTTAGCTGCCAGCCGAGGCCAGTTCACTTGACCAAGCACAATTACTCCTGAGCCTCCTGAAAGGCCTTTTAGAAACCTGCTGTCCAAAGCAATACTGGAACACTCACAGGAGGAATTGACTGGCGAgtccatgaaaaaaaacacacactcattcacttCATTCTAACGGTTGTTTATAGCCATTTGGAAGTAAATGAGCAGGAAATCAAATTATGATGCCCTGCCCTTTGTTAAAGGGGCAGGATACATATTTCAGAAGTGTATTACACACAGCTAAATTACCTTAAGTCATTATCTTTATGTGTAAATGACtgtaaagctttttaaaatgatttttctattcaaaaaaaacaaaacaaagaaagctgTTAAAACTCTCCGCCTTCTTTGTTGTAAATCAAAATAAAGAAGTTTGCTTTAAAAGTTTtctattgattttattttttaaatctgcatttattttaaaaagtccaaCAATCACAACACACCGAGGCACCGAGGTTTAACTGCGAGGTGTAGCAAGAATGAATTTGCTTAAAGCAAACGGCCGACTGAACGGCACGTCACGAGTAACAAGGGAATTGGCTTAACTCGCTTTTCTGATTTCCTACTTTTGCTGAGATTTATGCCATTTCCCTGTAGTGTGCACCTGATAGGATGAGCATGAGGGATGTCTTTGTGTGACGACTACGCGAGTAACAAGAGGATGATCAAATCAACAGCCAGGGAATCAGATTATGATAATGCTGTTAACAATAATGTGTGGCTAATGGATGGAGGTTGGCATGCTTGAAAGGGTGTTTTTAGAGGTGTGTTTCTGCTGGTGATTCCTAGCTGCCATTTGTAGTTTACTGTATAATTTTAGGAGAATTAAAGATTTATTATATAGTGTTTAATATATCATTTCAAAACAGCCATGAATCAGTTGTCTataattgtttattttgtgaTGGTAATATAAGCACACACTCAGAGAATAAAATGATTGTACAGCTTATACATATGTTTGTAAAGTAAGCAAAGTAAATTGActtatggcaaaaaaaaagtgttactcCAAACTAAAATAGAAGCACAATTTAGAGCTCAAGGACTCACATATCCTTACAAATATTGTGTCAGTACGTTGACCACAAAAACATCGGTTGTGCGAGTGTGTTACTCTGGATATTTTCCAACACAAACGACTtaacaggactttttttttttttggccacgtTCTGTTTTTCGTGCACGTCAGGAAGACGCACATCTGCTCTGCTTTTCAACGCAGCAAATGTTGATATCAGCGCAGCACACATGCAGGATGTGTGCAGcctggaaagaaaagaaaagaaaaaaaaaaaagacacagatgtAACTTTTCACCTTGAGGCAGGAAGTGCTCTGAATGTCCTCCCCCTCCATTAGTCACGTTCCTCCAGCAACACCTGTCACTCATCTTGATCAGCTGTCATGTAGCCTGAAGCAGAAGAAGTAACTGGCACAGGCactgcctacacacacacacacacacacacacacacacacacacacacacacacacacacacacacacacacacacacacacacacacacacacacacacacagctgatttgcaaataaacatgtttattagcaGATTTATCATCTCAGCTCATCTActgtaaatactttttcccTTGATTCCTTCTGATTTCTTTGATAAGtgtctttttacttttattgaAAGCTCTGAAAAAAATGCGGCTGCTGCTCTCTTTATTGAtgtttatcattttaaacacctttaaaaaatattgtagATTTAATCTTGGTGAATTATTCTTTAGGTAGTTATTTCTTTTGGAAGCTGagtcattttctcttttcctaaAATGAAGCATTGCAACATATATTTGAAATTCTGCACCACCGGTACCAcatctgctgtttttattctcaTTATTTGCCTTGTTTTAGtcaattataaataataataaatgaggcCTGGATAAGTTTAATCATCCAAGAACAAAAATCCCTAAAACAAATTGTGTTGTCTACAAAAAAAAGTTCTATTGtttctttattaaaacatgGGGCATTGCTAAAATGCTCTGGCATGTGGTAGAAGTTGATGCTGTGTGCATGATGCcataaaaagaaacattataTTGGTCTTAAATCCTCCTTTGCTCTCCTTTGTCTCCGCCTTTCACCCAGGAGACAGACTGCAGAGGAGAGGGAGGCTGAGAGGCAGCAGGCCAACCGGCTGATGCTGCAGCTTCAGCAGGAAGCTTTCCAGAAGACGTTGAGCCAGCCACTGCAGCCGGACCCACTCTGCCTGCACAACTCCTCCCTCTACGCCCTGCAGAACCTGCAGCCCTGGGCAGAAGACAATAAGGTGACCTCCGTCACCTCTGTGGCATCTGTAGTGTGAGCGTGTGCGAGAGTGTGTGTTTagaaaagagagggagggagggggagaaaacagagagaggaagctGGGAATGAAATGTCTTTATCAAAGTGTCATGAGTGTGAATGGACACAAGAGAGGAATTTCTTCAAGACTGACATTCAAAAACTCAGCACCATTTTGGGATATCATAGATACAGGATGCTTGCTttggaacaaaaataaataaatattatggaCAATGTGCTTACTCACTCATTGATCGTTACCAGCAACATGGTGGGGAAGCGTgtgttgagagagagagagctatcGGTTACTGACCAGACCTAAAAAACACTGTATGCGGACTTCACAGCACAGGAGCCGCTCTTACATTGGTGTTTCTCAGAACTAAGCAAGTCTAAAACTGTTATCTTAAATATCTAAAGTATGTTGAGTAATTTCTTGCCTTACACCAAGTTTCCGCTTTCCCTTCAGCTGTCGGTCTAAAAGAGAGGAGGGCACTTTGGCCCCAAGTGCCAGGAAACAAATGGACACCTCTGTACATGCCCAACTGTCAAGACTGTACCCCCTTTTGCCTCTGGATCCCTCACAAGGTGGCACAGACTCTCTGCCAATAACGGCAAAAAGAGACCTCATGTTTTCGCTTTTGACTTTGTACAATGTAGTAAATGCATGTTTCAACCCTTTTCTGTGTGCACTCGGACGTACCATTGAAGTCAGCGGCTGTCGAGGTGGAGCTCCTCCCCGACCGCAGTGTTCAAATGGTAGAGGATTGGTGAAAGTCCTGATCCCGGATTCCTCATAATGTTGAATttaaaggtgttttatattaaatGATATTGTGACTTTTTGAAAAGATGACAAACCTCTCCTTTTTCTTGCCTCTCATTGCctcactcacttcctgttcGCTGTTTGTCACCATTATGAAAACCGTGCAATAATACTTTATGATTTTAGGGATGTAGTTAGCCTCATGGGATTCAGCTATGATTACACATTAAAGTTTCAAACCACCCAAAGGTAAGATAGCATCAAATTGTATGAGTAGGACAGAGCAATACCTTTTTTTATCCATAAAAACTGATGACTACAGCTCCCATGTGTGAACACGAAGCAGGGCGTTGCCGAAAAAACAGCAAGCACGCTCAGCAAAAGCCTCCCTGGATAAATAAAAGGTTTAAAACCCGATGCCAGCTCAAATTAGAATGAGAGTACATGAGAAAGTACGAGCTGCGCCTGTGCCAAATGAACATCTGAAATACAGCAGTctgcttctgtttgtgtttttgttttactccACCAAACTGAGAGGACTTAATGAAGCATTTGTCCAATGATAAGAGCAGGAAACTCATCGAGGTGGAGTCTCAGTCAGGGCCAAATTTGTTGTTTAATTATCTCATTGCTGCCTTCGTCCCTGCATGAAAAACATCTTTCATAACTGAGTGAGATTAACAGTTACTGTAAACAAGAATCTGTTGTTTGGTCACAGTTCACTTGATTTTTACATCTGTGATGCGGCAGGAATGCAGATCTCCACCCTAAATAATCCCCTGAAAACCTGTCGCCTGTTTTTGTGCTCGACGTGTCTTTTAAGTTTGGAAAACCTTTCCTTTGAGTTTCTTCTGCTAACTTTAAAACAAGTAAATGTTGAGGAACGTGTCCACCAAACGCACACATGGCCAACTAAGAGACACGCCATTATTTAGAAAACGAAAACAAAACATCCTTTATTGGAGAGAGGCCATTTTTGGTGTTGGCTTCCATTGTTGTCTGGGTGAATCATGGCCACCTATGCACCAGACAGTCGTAAACATTTGTTATCACCACATCCAGCCTATCATGCTTATCACCcaagtcaaaacaaaaaaaacgacCCAGGCACAAGTACAATAAACGCATCATTCAGGTTCCCTGCACGTAAATGAGCCTTCAACACAAAGAACGTTACAGGAAGTGGGCCTTGCTGcactctgtctcttttccttgACACTGAGCTGCTCGGTTCTATTGGACTGTAAAGCATACCTTTAAACTCTTGTTAATCTTGGCCGTACCTGCCGCTGACACCTAAACGTGTCCTGCCTTCGTTTCTGACACCTGCCTGCTGGAGCTGCTCGGTCTTTGCGCAGAGCAGTTTGATCAGTGTGGATCGAAACAgctgtctgcagctgcagtcaCCCCCAGCAACCCTCTGTTTTCTCAGAGACATAGTGCCAATGTTTAGTCAGTTTTCAGAGCGTCTTGCCTGGTTGAGATTGTGTCAATAACAGGCAGCTCTCCAGGTGATGCCTCCTCAACCCCCACTTCCTCCGCTCCCTGCTGCTTTCATCCCTCTTATCTCGCATGCCTTGAAGACGTGACTTGGCCCATTTTAGAAAAATTCCTTCCTTTGCTGTTTTGAAAACTGTGCATTGTGTTTTACTACAGGTGCTTAAAGATTTTTTCTCCTCTCATATCATGGCTCTGGATttatttttctccccccccccccccgtcgcCGCTGAAGAGCCCTGTCCTTATCCAATAAAGTGTCACCACACAAGATGAACAAGCACAAGAGGCTCAAGGTATATCAGACTTCCTATCAAGCATTTTGTTTTGagcaggagcaaaaaaaaaaaaaaggaaaagtactCACTACATTCTCAGTGTTGTGTTCTGTCTGCTCCCATCAGCTGTTCCCATTCTTGAGAAATGCAGTAAACATTTAAGTCGTTATCAGGCAGTTGTTGATGCTTCAGTGGGTTTAGCGCTTGAAGCATTGGAAGCTTGAGCTCTATGGTATGATTATCAAGTCACTCAGCTGTTACGTAATAAAAATGTCCTATTTGGTGCCTCCCTACATATTtcagtatacatatatattaatCATTGACCTTATAAACAATTAAAATGTCTGTAACCATGCAAATTTggcacaaaaaaacataaattttcAGCCTCATCTagacaataaatatatttaattccATTTGTTCCAGTGACACATTTGTTGTTCTTTACAAAGCTGAGCATTTGAGCAGCTTTATTTCCAGAGTGGCTTGAGATGTACATGTCATCAGTCGGCAGTTATAACAACCTTTCAGTCCATGGCAGCTGCAATATTTCACAGGAAGGCAAACACTGTCTGACACTGCCAAACTGCTAACGTGTTGACACGCGAGGCTTTGTTGACAAAAGGTCTTCCTTGGTTCTTGACTCTAAAGTAGCGCTACGGTCCGTTTCTGCAGcttgaaaaacaacaaatgcaCACTGAAGAAGAACTCTGCTGAAAATTAACAATACCTGGTAGTTTGCACTAAATCCATAAATTCAGAACAATACTCTAGCGGTGACCCGTGTGTGCAGTTTCCCTCTAATGCTTGGTCAAGTGTAATGAATTCTTACAAAAAGGTGATTATAATAAGATTTTTACATATGGGCAAAATTAGAGTTTTCAATAAGTTttgttccatttttatgaaacctgaaaataaagttaaacacaTTTACTTTTAACTTTGATGGAACGTTTGCACCACAAAGAATAGATTTTCTTAGAGACATATAATTTTGATCACCTATATCAGAACCACAATCCTCTGATGGTGGATGTAATGGTCCAATAACACTTAGTTTTGTTACTTTGTattcaaaaatgacattttttatgATGCCCTGGAGCTTATTTTAATTCAAATGATGTACATGTCTACCTCAACAAATGATGCTGCCTGGTGAGAATGGACATATTAATGTTTTCTATTGACTGAATGAACTGGCATGTAAAACCTTAACATTTGCACACAAGTCATAGAGGCTATTTAACTAAATGTGAACAGACTTTATGGCAGACAAGCAGAGGCCAACAACGTTGAAAATACTGGTTTGATtaggttattaaaaaaaaaaaaaaactcctgggAAAATCCAGGAGGATCGAGCCACTTCCGTCTGAGGTGAGTGAAGAATGAGGAGCTCTTTCTGCAGTCAGACAGCACGACAGGCGTGAACTCAACCTGCTGACATGACATGCTCTTCTGACTTTCTCTTTGAGTTGCACACATATGTGCATATCCTTATAAGCGTATACAAACAGTTACACTTATCGTGCATATTTACGCACAGGAGTGCACACAGTGGCAAGAGAGCAGAGAAATATGAGCATTTTCCTTTTAACTTTAGTAGAAAGCAAATAAGTTACATACAGTAGTGGAAACATTAATGAGGGAAGATTTTATTGTATGGTAAATTAATCTAACTGCTAAAATTATTCTAGCGTAACTGTAATCtcaaaaaaatacttaaagttttgttaaataataataatgcatgtaGGCTCATCGGTTATAGAAAAGGACCAGTCACTGTTAGAGCGTATCATAGCAACATTCTTGCACTTTTA
The sequence above is a segment of the Archocentrus centrarchus isolate MPI-CPG fArcCen1 chromosome 10, fArcCen1, whole genome shotgun sequence genome. Coding sequences within it:
- the tlx2 gene encoding T-cell leukemia homeobox protein 2 isoform X2, with the protein product MEHTGIEEVNQTHQQQHEPISFGIDQILNSSDQSSGCMLPNRTGDPDYALASNVYSNGYNSVYNPACSMAAAGLAGSYNVNMNMNVSMNMNMNVNVNSGGAGGVIRVPAHRPMPPPPPPPAAAAPHPPPSTHPPGIGPGIPSVPGMGMGNAANFTFPWMESSRRFAKDRLTGEQAEESRAGEATGGPGATGSLCPLPKGDIGRVPVWSTVETLAKCYYPELAHLRDGNGLLADYPFPKGACPAALSPFSVTRRIGHPYQNRTPPKRKKPRTSFSRVQICELEKRFHRQKYLASAERATLAKALKMTDAQVKTWFQNRRTKWRRQTAEEREAERQQANRLMLQLQQEAFQKTLSQPLQPDPLCLHNSSLYALQNLQPWAEDNKLSV
- the tlx2 gene encoding T-cell leukemia homeobox protein 2 isoform X1, with translation MEHTGIEEVNQTHQQQHEPISFGIDQILNSSDQSSGCMLPNRTGDPDYALASNVYSNGYNSVYNPACSMAAAGLAGSYNVNMNMNVSMNMNMNVNVNSGGAGGVIRVPAHRPMPPPPPPPAAAAPHPPPSTHPPGIGPGIPSVPGMGMGNAANFTFPWMESSRRFAKDRLTGEQAEESRAGEATGGPGATGSLCPLPKGDIGRVPVWSTVETLAKCYYPELAHLRDGNGLLADYPFPKGACPAALSPFSVTRRIGHPYQNRTPPKRKKPRTSFSRVQICELEKRFHRQKYLASAERATLAKALKMTDAQVKTWFQNRRTKWRRQTAEEREAERQQANRLMLQLQQEAFQKTLSQPLQPDPLCLHNSSLYALQNLQPWAEDNKVTSVTSVASVV